The sequence CCTCCTTCCATCCGCGGCACCCATGCCGCCTGCTGGAGTATCCCGCATGAAATCCGTGAATACCGTTCTTGCGCTGGCATGTGGCCTTGGCCTGGCGGTGGCGGCGCAGGCATCGCCGCAGCACTCGCACAAAAGCCATGCTGCACCTGCCGCCACATCCGCCGCAGCGGCACCGGCACAGCGCTGGATACCCGACGCGCCGTTGAGCGATGGCATGCGCCGCGCGCATGCCGCGGTGGATGCGTTGCGCCACTATGAGATGGGCCACATGAGTGCGCCGATGGCGGTCGATCGCGCCACCGAGGTGGAATACGCCGTGACCTACATGTTCGCCAACTGCAAGCTGGCAGCCGAGCCCGATGCTGCCCTGCACGGTATCCTGGTGCCGCTGATGAGCGCGGCGCAGATGCTGAAGGCCGACCCGAAGAAGGTTTCGGCGGTGGCCGACATGCGCGCGGCGATCGCGCACTATCCGCAGTACTTCAACGACCCCGGCTGGGACCAGCCGGCCCCGGCCACGCACGAGATGCACGACGAACCCTGAACGGGCTCCGGTACGTGACTGACTGGATCCAGGCCTGGCAATGCATCGGCTGCGGCAAGATCGAGGCGCCGCAGCCGTGCATCGGCGTGTGCCGCGACCGCAGGATCCTGATGGTCGGCAAGGAGGCGCACGAACGCGCACTGGCGGAAATCACGGCGCTGCACGCACAGCTTGCGCAGGCCCGCGCAATGCTGCAGCGCTTTGCCCTGGCCACGCCGCATGAAGGTCAATGGGAGCGCTCGTGGCTGGCCTTGCAGGCCGAGCTGCGCGAAGCGCTGGCGGTGCTGGCGAGCGTGCCGGAATCGTCCGTGCACGAGTGAGGCAGCGCCCGGAAACCGCGCAGCTCGCGGAAGCTCATGCGGGTGGAGCGGGGATCGCCAGGCTGTCGCCATCCGAGTCGGCCAGCAGCTGCCGGTGCACTCGCTCAAGTTCGGCCAGCAGCTGTGCGCGCGCCTCGGCGGCGAACGGGTTCTCGCGCTGAATCGCGGCGAACAGGTGGCCGGCGTCGCCGCGTACCGCCGCCAGCATGTGCTGCATGCCCTGGAACGAGGGCGGCGCCAACGCCAGGCCATCGTCCACGCCGATGTCGAGCAATCCCTTGGCGACGAAGAACGCCAGCGCATGGGTCATCGCCATAGCGCGGTCGTGGGCCTCCGGATCCTGCTCGATGACTTCGCAGTCGAGTGCGCGGAACAGCGCGCCGACGTGCGCGGCGGCCTGCGGGTGACCCGCGGCGGGGCAGATCACCACGCGCCGCGGGCGTTCGTCGCGGGCCAGGCTGAGCGGGCCGAACAGCGGATGCGTGCCGACGTGCGGGATGGCCGCGCCAAGCAGTTCGTCCATCGTCGCGCAGGGATGCATCTTGACGCTGCCCACGTCGATCACGGTCTGCCCGGCGTGCAGCAGCGGGCGCAGTGCGAGCAGGGCCGCGCGCATGTGCGGCACCGGCATCGCCAACACGATCCACGCTGCGCCGTCGACCGCGGCCGGCATCGACGCGGCGGCCAGCGCAGCGGGGACATCCGCGTGCGGATCCCACACGCGCACGCGATGGCCTGCCTGCACCAGCAAGTCGGCGAAGGCCTGGCCGAAGCGGCCGTAGCCGAGTACGGCGAACGTCGTGGCGGGTGGCGCGGGTTCGCGCGGCTTGGCGGCGCTCATGCCGTGAGCGGTGAGCGGCCGCTGGCCAGGCTGGTGCGCAGCGCGGCCGTCCACGGCGCGAGGTCGATGTCGTGGGCGGCCAGCCAGTCGGGATCGAACAGCGTCTGCGCGTAGCGTTCGCCGCGATCGCACAGCAGGCTGACGATGCTGC is a genomic window of Rhodanobacter thiooxydans containing:
- a CDS encoding prephenate dehydrogenase/arogenate dehydrogenase family protein, with translation MSAAKPREPAPPATTFAVLGYGRFGQAFADLLVQAGHRVRVWDPHADVPAALAAASMPAAVDGAAWIVLAMPVPHMRAALLALRPLLHAGQTVIDVGSVKMHPCATMDELLGAAIPHVGTHPLFGPLSLARDERPRRVVICPAAGHPQAAAHVGALFRALDCEVIEQDPEAHDRAMAMTHALAFFVAKGLLDIGVDDGLALAPPSFQGMQHMLAAVRGDAGHLFAAIQRENPFAAEARAQLLAELERVHRQLLADSDGDSLAIPAPPA
- a CDS encoding DnrO protein, whose translation is MKSVNTVLALACGLGLAVAAQASPQHSHKSHAAPAATSAAAAPAQRWIPDAPLSDGMRRAHAAVDALRHYEMGHMSAPMAVDRATEVEYAVTYMFANCKLAAEPDAALHGILVPLMSAAQMLKADPKKVSAVADMRAAIAHYPQYFNDPGWDQPAPATHEMHDEP